The Bicyclus anynana chromosome 13, ilBicAnyn1.1, whole genome shotgun sequence region TGCCGCCGCTACCGGAACGTGTCGTCCGtcccgcccgcgcccgcccgGGACACGCGGGACACGTGTCCCGCGCACTGGTTCAACCCGGACAGCGACAAGGAGTGCGAGGTGCATCTGTATGAGAACACTGACACCGTCGTCCACACCGTAAGTCATATCGATAATGGTTTTCAGTTTCTTAAAGGGTTGTGTGTGTCTTTTACTGTACGACTAAACCGCCGAGATGATATGTGGTACTATTTCTGAGATAATAATGGTCCTTGGAGCTgaacaaattttcatttcagaTAATGCCCGGTTTTTCAGTTAGAATTATCGTCATATTATTCTTGATAAGTGCGACTATCGGACAATATTTGTCCGATAGTCgcagttttaattatatttgtcttcattgtttctttttattgaaaaaaatacagtaagAAGCTTATGCTAACTTATTTTATCAGCTattacaaatcatgcccacgtggaatggtggcaataGTGCTGCCTGCATTTTCGCTTTGAACAGCCAGGCTGTCTCTCTCTCTCAGCTCTTCTGTCGTCAGTCGAGGCAAATAGCCGCAGTGAAATAATTCAAATGTGTTAAATTTCATTCCAATCCATTAAATTGTACATGAAATTCGTTCCACCGCGTGCAGTTCGGGCTGGCGTGCGACGAGTGGCGCCGCACGCTCATCGGCTCCATCCGCACGCTGGGCACGCTGGTGGCGCTGCCCATCACCGGCTACATCAGCGACCGCTGGGGGCGCCGCACCGCGCTCAGCATCAACGGCTTCACCACCGCCTGGATGGGCATCGTGCGCTACTGGGCCGACACCTACGTCGGCTTCCTCATCTCGGAGGTCGTGGAGTCCATGTTCTCTGGCGGATTCTCTTGCGCGTACATTATTTGTAAGTTTATGTACATTTGTTTTGTATTCttccttaaaattaaaaatacgagGGTTCTTAACACGCCTTGGTCCATAAAGTAAATCAATTTTAGAAGTTTTAAATTGACTCGAAACGggaattttgttttaaacaacTGCATTATGAACTGTTTATAAAATCGTCGAAAATACTCATgaaatttaatacatatttttttttattttcatagtgATGGAGCTGATGGGTCCGAAGTATCGAGTGGCAGCCGGCGCATCTCTGAACACGTCGTTCTCAGTGGGGCTGGTGCTGCTGGGCTTCATCGCGTGGGGCGTGCCCGACTGGCGCAACCTCACCCTGGCGCTCTACATTCCGCAGCTGCTCACCTTCGGCTACTTCTTCCTCATGGCCGAGTCCGTGCGCTGGTACATGAGCAAGGGCCGCTTCGAAGACGCGGAGAGAGTTCTCAAGAGCGCGGCCAAGAGCAACAACAAAGAGCTTTCGGAGAAATCTTTGGTGTTGCTCAGAGAGCACGCTCTAGAAGAAGAGAGGAAGAAGGCGGATGAGCTGGCTCGTAAAGAGACCGAGCCGTGGCTGGTGGTGCTGGTGTTCCGCCACAAGAGGATCCTGGTGCGCTGCATGGTGTCGCCCGTGTGGTGGATCACCACCACCTTCATCTACTACGGCATGTCCATCAACGCGGTGAACATGTCCGGCAACCGGTACCTGAACTACGTGGCGGTGTCGGCGGTGGAGATCCCGGGCTACTGGGCCGCCGTGGTGCTGATGGCCAGGATCGGCAGGAAGCCGGTGCTGTTCTGCGCCTTCTGGGTCTGCTGCGCTTGCCAGATCGGCTACATCTTTATA contains the following coding sequences:
- the LOC112044169 gene encoding organic cation transporter protein-like; this encodes MASTEKIEHGVEDEAKKPVNLDTILVSEIGQFGWFQLRILALAVSMAIFAAWAAAEFNFTTARIPTRCLIPECESEESFEFRAPWLLNAIPPAGSSFDQCRRYRNVSSVPPAPARDTRDTCPAHWFNPDSDKECEVHLYENTDTVVHTFGLACDEWRRTLIGSIRTLGTLVALPITGYISDRWGRRTALSINGFTTAWMGIVRYWADTYVGFLISEVVESMFSGGFSCAYIILMELMGPKYRVAAGASLNTSFSVGLVLLGFIAWGVPDWRNLTLALYIPQLLTFGYFFLMAESVRWYMSKGRFEDAERVLKSAAKSNNKELSEKSLVLLREHALEEERKKADELARKETEPWLVVLVFRHKRILVRCMVSPVWWITTTFIYYGMSINAVNMSGNRYLNYVAVSAVEIPGYWAAVVLMARIGRKPVLFCAFWVCCACQIGYIFIPSDQYAASLTLYLIGKFSIAMVMTSIYVYTSELYPTKYRHSLFAFSSMIGRIGSIVAPLTPAFGAAVWDDLPFALFAGFAFVSGLLVLVTPETLGTKLPDTMEEASALGLKKNDP